The window CGCGCGGCAACGCGTAGTCCATGAAGGTCGCTGTGACGAGCTGGCCGTCGCCCGCGCCATAGACCACCTGCTCCATCAACGCCTGGCCGATGCCCTGCATGGCGCCGCCATGGACCTGGCCGGCCAGCAGCAGCGGATTGAGCGTCATGCCGAAGTCGTCGACGATCACGTAGTTGACGATTTTGATGATGCCGGTGGCCGGATCGATCTCGACCTCCGCGACATGGGTGCCGTTCGGATAGGTGCCGTCGGCGCTGGCAAAGGTCGCGCTCGCATTGAGCTTCGACGGATCGACGCCGGGACGCTTGGCGAGATCGGCGAACGAGATCGAACGGTCGGTGCCGGCGATGCGCACCAGGCCATCGGTGATCTCGAGATCGCCGGCACTCGCTTCCAGCGCCTGTGCTGCGATCTCCTTGAGCCGCGCGCCGAGCTCACGGGTCGCACGCTCGACGCTGACACCGCCTGACGGGATCGAAGCCGAGCCGCCGGTCCCGAGCCCGGTGGCGATCATGTCGGTGTCGCCCTGGTGGACGTGCACGCGCTCGGGCGCCACGCCGAACTGCTCGGCAACGATCTGCGCATAGGCGGTCTGATGGCCCTGCCCGCTCGACTGGGTGCCGATCAGGACAGTGATATCGCCATTGGGGTCCATCCGCACATTGGCGGTCTCCTCGCCCATCGTGCCGCAGACCTCGACATAGCTCGCAAGTCCGATGCCGCGGATCAGACCGTTCTTCTTGGCCGACTTGGCGCGCTTGCCGAACTCCTTCCACTCGGCGATCTCCATCGCGCGCTTCAGATGCGCGGCGAAGTCGCCGGAATCGTAGACCTTGCCGGTCGCGGTCTTGTAGGGCAGCGTCTTCGGCTGGATGAAATTCTTGCGGCGGATGGCATCCACCGTCATGTCGAGTTTTCGCGCGCAGGCGTCCACCAGACGTTCGATGACGTAAGCAGCCTCAGGTCGCCCCGCACCGCGATAGGCATCGACCGGCACGCTGTTGGTGAAGATGGTGCGCACCCGGCAGTGGAACGCCTGGATGTCGTAGAGGCCCGGCAGCATGCCGGCGCCGCCATGCGGGATATAGGGCCCGAAGGTCGACAGATACGCGCCCATGTCGCCCATCAGGTCGCAATCCATCGCGAGGAACTTGCCGTCCTCGGCCAGCGCCATTTTTGCGGTGGTGACGTTGTCCCGGCCCTGCGCGTCGCCCATGAAATGCTCGGTGCGATCGGCCGCCCATTTCACCGCCTTCTTCAGCTTACGGGCGGCGACTGCCAGGAGGGCGTATTCCCGATAGGGAAACAGTTTCGTGCCGAAGCCGCCGCCGACGTCGGGGCAGATCACCCGCATCTTGTCGGTCGGAATGTTGAGCACGTTCTGGCAGAGGATGTCGCGCAGGCGATGGCTGCCCTGGCTACCGACCGTCAGCGTCAGATGGTCGCGCTTGGCGTCGTATTCGCACACCGCCGCGCGCGTCTCCATGAAGTTCGCGACGACGCGCGGATTGACGATCGAGATCTCGGCCACGGCATGCGCCTTGGCAAAGGCAGCTTCGGTCGCTTTCTTGTCACCGATCGAGACGTCGAACAGCACGTTGCCAGGCTTGTCCGGCCAGACCTGCGGGGCGCCCTTCTTCACGGCGTTGACAACACCGGTCACCGCCGGCAGCGGGCTCCATTTGACCTCGATCGCCTCGATCGCGTCGCGGGCCTGGTCGATGGTCTCGGCCACGACGAAGGCGATGGAATCGCCGACATGGCGTACCTCGTCCTTGGCGAGGATCGGGTAAGGCGGCCCGGTAAAGGGATCGGTCTCGAGATTGAACAGGCAGGGCAGATTGCCAAGATCCCCAACGTCATCGGCGGTCAGGATCAGCGCGACGCCGGGAAGCGTGCGGGCGCGGCTTGCATCGATGGTGTATTTGGCATGCGCATGCGGTGAGCGCAGCATCAGGCAGCGCAAAGCGGCCTGCGGCGCATAGTCGTCGGTATAGCGGCCCTTGCCGCGGATGAGCGCGTCATCCTCCTTGCGCAACACGCTTTGGCCAACGCCAAACTTGATGGGAGCCGCCATTTTCTCGTCCCGTTTCTCATGGTTGTTTTGCCGACATATTGCCGTGGAAAAACTGGCAAGGCAAACGGGTTTAGGCGGGCCGCGCCTGTCAAGGCCGATGATTCGAAGCCGCCCTCGACGGGCTTCGGGCGACCGCGCCCCTCAATTGCTGAATTTCCTGACCATGAGGTATTTGTCATACGTGATATGACCTATGCGGACTGCAGCGGGATCCGTGCCGTAGACCTCGAATCCGTTGCGCTTGTAGGTCCTGATTGCAGCAGTTGCTTCGAGCAGAACCTCAAGATGTACCTGCTCGACGCGTGCCTCGGCATGGGCAAGAAGCTCCTTGATGAGTCGATCTGCGATTCCTTTACCTCGGCCGTCTTCCCTCACGTAAACCGTGAAGATGTGACCCCTGTGCTGCGACCGAAGAGCTGGCGACACGTAGAAGCCCGCGACTCCGATCAGATTTCCCCGCCAGAAGGCCCCAAGGATCGCTCCGCTGAGCCAATGGCGATAGGCAGTCAGCATCGCCTCTCCGCCTTCGTCCTCTTCAGCAGAACCAAATGTTTGAGGGTGCGTCCGAAGCGCCTCCGCGCGAATGTCGCGAAAGATCTCCAGATCGTCCACAGTCAATCGTCGGATGTCCGCGTCCATCAGGGCAGCGGCCGAATGGGGCGTCATGATCGCCGTCCTTCTAGTGCCTCAGCTAGGATTTATCGTCATTTACATCACACCACGGCCCCACGGCTGCGACGCGCGATCTCTCAGGGCATCGATAGCCCGTTCCGGCGTGAAGTAGTCGATCTCGCCGCGCGTCAGGCCGATATCCATCAACTCCCGGTCACTCAGGTCCCGCAAGGCGATTTGTGGGCCCTGCCGCCCGCGCCAGTCCTGGAGCGCACGCCAGTATCGCGCGAGCAAGCCTAGGATGCTGCGCGTCGATGCAAGTTCGAGGGGGAGCCCCTCGGCCTCGGATGTGATGTTCGTCTGTTGGGGTGGCATCGCATGCTCCTGCTGTTGTGCCGGCAGGGAGCGTGGCCAAACAAAAGGCCCCGTCCGATGCCGGCGGGGCCTGGTGGAAAAGATGTCGTCGTCGAATTCTAGCGCGCGACTCCTTCCACGGCCCAGCCGAAGCGGGTCATGTGAATGCAGTTGAGTTTGCGCACTGATTTGATCATAGGCTGCGATTACCACAGCAATCGCGCAAAATCAAGAGATGTGTGGAGGTTCGCTGCATCCTGGAGGCGAGTCCTCACCCGAGGGTGCCGGGCGCCGAAGCCGACGACGCCCGTCAACGCCCTTCACGCCTTCGTCTGCTTCGCTTCCACGTATCGTGCGAAGTTGTCGAGGATGGCCTGCCAACCGCCTTGCTGCTGCTCGACCGAGTGCGTCGATTCGCCATCGAAGACAACGCGAACGAGAACGCCGTTGGGGCCGGGCACAAACTCGACTTCGGCTTTTCGCTCGCCGAACGCGTATTCGATCCGCTTGTGCTCGAGGATTTTCGTGTAGGTACCGGCGAAGTCAAAACCCATGCTGCCGTCCTTGGCCTCCATGCGAGACGAGAAGACACCGCCTTCTCGCAGATCGACGGTGGCCTTGGTCGTATGCCAGTCGTCGGACGCGGCGTTCCACTTCATGATGTCGGCCGGCGTCGTATAAGCGCGCCAGACCTGATCGATGGGGGCTGCGACGTTGGTTTCGACGGTGATCCTCATAAACAGTGCTCCTGGTTCGATTTTTGCCGGTTCGAGGTGACGGCATCACGTCAATTGTGCGGGGTCCATCCGCCGCACTTCCGAGATGTGTCCATCCAAGGACGATCGAGACTGGTCCGTGCCGACAAGGTCGAGCCGTCAATGCGTTGAAATATGAAAAAGTTAACCCCGCACCAGCGAGACCAGCCAGCGGCGGCCGAACAGCGCAAGGATGGCGAGCGCATAGACGATCGTGCCCCCGACGGCCAGCAGAAGCAGCGTCAATTCGTCCCGGAAGTGCATCGACCCCAACCAAGGACCGCCAAAGCGCGCGATCAGCCAGAAGGCGGCGGCCAGGATGATCCCGGTCAGCAGGAATTTGGCGAGCGACAATAGCCACGCGCGGTCCGGCACGAGAAAGCCTCGCCGCACCGCGAAGAACAGCACCAGCAGCAGGTTGGTCCAGACGCCGACGGCGGTTGCCAGTGCAAGCCCGATTTGGGCCAGCGATCCCATCAAGGCAATTTTCAAGGCGACGTTGACCGCGATGCCGGTCAGCGACGCCCGCACCGGTGTCGCCGTGTCCTTGCGCGCATAGAAGGTCGCGACGGCGCTACGGATCAGCACGAACGGGATCAGACCGATGGCATAGGCCGCGAGCGTGGCGCCGGCGGCGGCGGCATCGGCTTTCGAGAACGCACCGCGGGCGAACAGCGCGCGCATGATCGCGTCGGGCACGGTGAGGAAGGCGGCGACGAACGGCACCGAGAACAGCAGCGTGAAATCGAAGGCGCGGCGCTGCGCCTTCATCGCGCCGTCATGGTCGTTGGCCGTGATCCGCCGCGACATCTCCGGCAGCAGCACCGTGCCGATGGCAATGCCGATTACCCCGATCGGGAGCTGGTTGAGACGGTCGGCATAATACAGCGCCGACAGAGCGCCCGCCGGCAGGAAAGTCGCGATGATGGTGTCGGCAAACAGCGCGAGCTGCGTGCCCATCGAGCCCAGCGTCGCCGGCCCGAGCGCCCTGAAGAATGCGCGGACGTCTTCGTCGAGCTTGAGCGGCGCAAAGCGCGGCAGCCCGCCATGGCGGGCGAGATCGCCGGCGAGCAGGACATATTGCAGGAAGCCGGAGATTAGGACGCCCCAGGCGGCGGCGTGGCCCGCGCTGGGAAACCAGGCGGCGAGCGCCAGCGTCATCATCATCGAGATGTTGAGGAAGATCGACGCCGCCGCAGCGCTGGCGAAGCGCTGCATCACGTTGAGCATGCCACCATAGAGCGTCACCAGCGTGATCAGCAGCAGATAGGGAAAGGTGATCCGGGTCAGCTCGATCGCGAGCTTTCGCTGTTCGGCGTCCTCGGAAAAGCCCGGCGCCAGAAGGCTCATGGCCTGCGGCATGAACAGCCAGGCGACGATCAGCAACACCACCTGCGAGGCCAGCAGCAGCGTGAAGATGCGGTCGGCGAACAATCTTGCCGCCCCCTCCCCGCGCTCGCCATGGACGTGCGCGTAAGCCGGCACCCAGGCGGCATTGAAGGCGCCCTCGGCGAAGATGGCACGGAAATGGTTGGGCAGCCGCAGCGCCACGAAAAAGGCGTCGGCCACGGGGCCGGCGCCGAGAATCGCCGCGAGCATGATGTCGCGGGCAAATCCCGTCAGCCGCGAAAGCAGCGTGTAACCACCAACCGTGAAGATACGTCCGAGCATGCGTCTGTTTTAGAGCATGGCGAGATTAGGTCTAGGTGCAAGCTGCGGCGCAGGTGCGCTCCCTCCGCCGCCTGCGGGGGAGGGCTGGGGAGAGGGTGTTTCCACAAGCGATCTCCCAGAGGAGAGAGCCCTCACCCGGATCGCTGGCGCGATCCGACCTCTCCCGCAAGCGGGAGAGGTTAAGCCAGCCAGCAGCAGCGAGATCAGCCCGCGATCGCGCCGCGCACGGCCGCGATGATTCGCTCCTGATCGGCTTCGGTCAGGTAGGCGTGCATCGGCAGGCTGATGACGTCCTGCGACAGGCTCTCGCAGCCCGGCAGGCCGCCCTCGGCCACCGGGTACTGCTTGTAGGCCGTCTGCTGATGCATCGACTTGCCGTAATAGATCGCCGTCGGCACGCCCTGGGCCTTCAGCGCGGCGGCAAAGCCGTCGCGGTCGGTGCCCTCAGGAAGGCGGATCGTGTACTGGGCCCAGACCGAGGTGTTGCCGGGAGCAACGCGCGGCACGGTGACCACATTGCTGAGTCCTCGTGCGTAGCGCTCTGCGACCTTGTTGCGGGCGGCGATCTCGTCGTCGAAGATCTTCAGCTTCTCGATCAGGATCGCGGCCTGCATGGTGTCAAGCCGGCCGGTCAGGCCGAGGCGGACGTTGTCGTATTTGTCGACGCCCTGCCCGTGCACGCGGATGCTGCGCAGCGTCGCCGCGAGCTCGTCGTCATCGGTGAAGATCGCGCCGCCGTCCCCGAAGCAGCCGAGCGGTTTTGCGGGGAAGAAGCTGGTCGCGGTGGCGAGCGCCAGGGTGCCGAGCTTGCGGCCCTTGTAGCTAGCGCCAAAGCCTTGCGCTGCGTCGTCGAGCACGAACAGGCCTTCGGCCTTGGCGATTTCGGCGATGGCGTCATGATCGGCAGGCTGGCCGAACAAATCGACCGGAATGACCGCGACCGGCTTGAGGCCGGCCTTGCGGGCGGTCGCGATGCCGCGCTTGAGCGATTCCGGGCTCATGTTGAAGGTGGCTTCGTCGACGTCGACATATACAGGCGTCGCGCCGGTCCGCGCCACCGGCGAAGCGGTCGCGATGAAGGTGAAGGACGGACACAGCACGGCGTCGCCCGGCCCGACATTCTTCGCCATCATCACCATCAGGATCGCGTCGGTGCCGCTGGCGCAGCCGATGACGTGCTTGGCGCCGCAATAGGCCGCAAGCTGTTTCTCGAGCTCGGCG of the Bradyrhizobium sp. WSM1417 genome contains:
- a CDS encoding GNAT family N-acetyltransferase, with the protein product MTPHSAAALMDADIRRLTVDDLEIFRDIRAEALRTHPQTFGSAEEDEGGEAMLTAYRHWLSGAILGAFWRGNLIGVAGFYVSPALRSQHRGHIFTVYVREDGRGKGIADRLIKELLAHAEARVEQVHLEVLLEATAAIRTYKRNGFEVYGTDPAAVRIGHITYDKYLMVRKFSN
- a CDS encoding SRPBCC family protein codes for the protein MRITVETNVAAPIDQVWRAYTTPADIMKWNAASDDWHTTKATVDLREGGVFSSRMEAKDGSMGFDFAGTYTKILEHKRIEYAFGERKAEVEFVPGPNGVLVRVVFDGESTHSVEQQQGGWQAILDNFARYVEAKQTKA
- a CDS encoding xanthine dehydrogenase family protein molybdopterin-binding subunit; the encoded protein is MAAPIKFGVGQSVLRKEDDALIRGKGRYTDDYAPQAALRCLMLRSPHAHAKYTIDASRARTLPGVALILTADDVGDLGNLPCLFNLETDPFTGPPYPILAKDEVRHVGDSIAFVVAETIDQARDAIEAIEVKWSPLPAVTGVVNAVKKGAPQVWPDKPGNVLFDVSIGDKKATEAAFAKAHAVAEISIVNPRVVANFMETRAAVCEYDAKRDHLTLTVGSQGSHRLRDILCQNVLNIPTDKMRVICPDVGGGFGTKLFPYREYALLAVAARKLKKAVKWAADRTEHFMGDAQGRDNVTTAKMALAEDGKFLAMDCDLMGDMGAYLSTFGPYIPHGGAGMLPGLYDIQAFHCRVRTIFTNSVPVDAYRGAGRPEAAYVIERLVDACARKLDMTVDAIRRKNFIQPKTLPYKTATGKVYDSGDFAAHLKRAMEIAEWKEFGKRAKSAKKNGLIRGIGLASYVEVCGTMGEETANVRMDPNGDITVLIGTQSSGQGHQTAYAQIVAEQFGVAPERVHVHQGDTDMIATGLGTGGSASIPSGGVSVERATRELGARLKEIAAQALEASAGDLEITDGLVRIAGTDRSISFADLAKRPGVDPSKLNASATFASADGTYPNGTHVAEVEIDPATGIIKIVNYVIVDDFGMTLNPLLLAGQVHGGAMQGIGQALMEQVVYGAGDGQLVTATFMDYALPRAADGPDFVFETANVPCKTNPLGVKGAGEAGAIGSCPAVVNAIVDGLWREYKIDHIDMPATPERVWIAVNEHHRRHSL
- a CDS encoding DegT/DnrJ/EryC1/StrS aminotransferase family protein; its protein translation is MPTTQEGAKNPAMNQHLRSEPIPFIDVASQRRRLGDSLDSAVKRVLDHCQFVNGPEVAELEKQLAAYCGAKHVIGCASGTDAILMVMMAKNVGPGDAVLCPSFTFIATASPVARTGATPVYVDVDEATFNMSPESLKRGIATARKAGLKPVAVIPVDLFGQPADHDAIAEIAKAEGLFVLDDAAQGFGASYKGRKLGTLALATATSFFPAKPLGCFGDGGAIFTDDDELAATLRSIRVHGQGVDKYDNVRLGLTGRLDTMQAAILIEKLKIFDDEIAARNKVAERYARGLSNVVTVPRVAPGNTSVWAQYTIRLPEGTDRDGFAAALKAQGVPTAIYYGKSMHQQTAYKQYPVAEGGLPGCESLSQDVISLPMHAYLTEADQERIIAAVRGAIAG
- the murJ gene encoding murein biosynthesis integral membrane protein MurJ, yielding MLGRIFTVGGYTLLSRLTGFARDIMLAAILGAGPVADAFFVALRLPNHFRAIFAEGAFNAAWVPAYAHVHGERGEGAARLFADRIFTLLLASQVVLLIVAWLFMPQAMSLLAPGFSEDAEQRKLAIELTRITFPYLLLITLVTLYGGMLNVMQRFASAAAASIFLNISMMMTLALAAWFPSAGHAAAWGVLISGFLQYVLLAGDLARHGGLPRFAPLKLDEDVRAFFRALGPATLGSMGTQLALFADTIIATFLPAGALSALYYADRLNQLPIGVIGIAIGTVLLPEMSRRITANDHDGAMKAQRRAFDFTLLFSVPFVAAFLTVPDAIMRALFARGAFSKADAAAAGATLAAYAIGLIPFVLIRSAVATFYARKDTATPVRASLTGIAVNVALKIALMGSLAQIGLALATAVGVWTNLLLVLFFAVRRGFLVPDRAWLLSLAKFLLTGIILAAAFWLIARFGGPWLGSMHFRDELTLLLLAVGGTIVYALAILALFGRRWLVSLVRG
- a CDS encoding DUF1127 domain-containing protein; translated protein: MPPQQTNITSEAEGLPLELASTRSILGLLARYWRALQDWRGRQGPQIALRDLSDRELMDIGLTRGEIDYFTPERAIDALRDRASQPWGRGVM